The segment AGAGCAAGAAAAGCGATCGGCACATAAACCATTGTTAAGTGATGTTATTATAGCAGTTGAGGATTACATAAAAAATAATTCACGGTACGAGGTTGACTATAATATAGAGATTAAAAGCCGCAAGGATGGCGACAACATCTACCATCCAACACCACAGGAGTTTTCTGATAAGGTATATCAATTGGTGGACCAGTATCTGCCGTGGGAACGCATAGTTGTACAGTCATTTGATTTACGCGTACTGAAGTACTGGAAGACAACTTATCCGCATGTGCGCTTGGCATTTTTAATAGAAAATGCAAAGTCACCTCAGAAAAATCTTGAAGAGCTGGGATTTATTCCATCGGTATATAGCCCATATTTTAAACTTCTTACAAAAGAACAGGTTGATTACCTGCACACCCTTTCATTTTCAAAACCACCTACAAATGGTACAGTACCTTCAAACACCAAGGTAAGGGTAATACCCTGGACGGTTAACGAGACAGAAGACATGAAAAAATTAAAGACCATGGGAGTTGACGGACTAATTACAGACTATCCAAACCGCGCTGCTGAAATTGGCTTAGGCCTGAAACGAAACGGAACCAACCAAAATGGTTCAAACAAAAAATAGTTATATCATTGCAGCCTGAAATAACCAGGCTTACCAAACCAGTATGAGCAAATATGATGTTTATGGCATAGGAAATGCCATTGTAGACATAGTAACAGAAGTCGAACACGACTTTTTTGAAAGGAACAACATTGAAAAAGGCGTGATGACCTTGGTGGATGAAAGACGACAGTTGGAGTTGCTGAAGGCTATTGATATGAAGAAAAGTCGCATGTCAGGAGGAGGCTCTGCCAGTAACACCATTGTTGCGGTAAATCAATTTGGGGGCAAAACATTTTTATCCTGCCTGGTTGCAAAAGATGAATTGGGTAAGTTTTTCCTGGAAGACCTGAAACGAAACGGTGTGGATACCAACCTTACACACGATAAATGTCCGGAAGGACACAGCGGAAAATGCCTGGTAATGACCAGCCCCGATGCGCAGCGTACCATGAATACTTTTTTGGGCGTGAGTTCATTTTTGGCACCTGAGCACCTGGATGAAGTAGCAATTAAGAATTCGACCTATTTGTACCTGGAAGGCTACCTGGTAGCAAGCCCAAGAGGATTTGAAGCTATGAAAGAGGCAAAAAAAATGGCTGAACGAAGCAGGGTGCTTACCTCACTTACATTTTCTGATCCAAGCATGGTAAAGTACTTCGCAAAACAAATGGAGGAGATAGTAGGGGCAAGTGTAGATTTACTGTTTTGCAATGAAGAAGAAGCCTTGATTTTTACAGGCACCAATACATTGGAAGATGCTCGCGAAAAACTCAAATTATCCGCCAAGCGATTTGCCATTACCTTAGGTGCTAACGGTGCCCTTATTTTTGATGGCGATACTTTTATAGAAATTGAACCCTACAAGGTACGCGCTATTGATACGAATGGGGCAGGAGATATGTTTTCCGGAGCCTTTTTATATGGAATTACCCATGGCCATAGCTATGCTGAGGCTGGTAAAATGGCTTCTTTAGCGTCATCACGCGTGGTTTCGCAGTTTGGCCCTCGCCTACAGCCTGATCAGGTTAAAAAGGTTTTGGCCGATTTGGTTGCCTGATTTCACCCTTAATTTCTTAATTCAGGGGTTGTAAATCGTTTTATCTTCATTATTTTTGCAGCCCCCATTATAGATGTGGGGTTAACGATATTTAGCATGAAACGCACATTTCAACCATCGAAAAGAA is part of the Cyclobacteriaceae bacterium genome and harbors:
- a CDS encoding glycerophosphodiester phosphodiesterase — translated: MAATAQYIPKFDLQGHRGARGLLPENTIPAFIKALDYGVTTIELDLAVTKDGRVIVSHEPWMSAEICLQPDGSEIAKADEMNFNIYQLTYDEVEKFDCGSRGNSRFPEQEKRSAHKPLLSDVIIAVEDYIKNNSRYEVDYNIEIKSRKDGDNIYHPTPQEFSDKVYQLVDQYLPWERIVVQSFDLRVLKYWKTTYPHVRLAFLIENAKSPQKNLEELGFIPSVYSPYFKLLTKEQVDYLHTLSFSKPPTNGTVPSNTKVRVIPWTVNETEDMKKLKTMGVDGLITDYPNRAAEIGLGLKRNGTNQNGSNKK
- a CDS encoding adenosine kinase — encoded protein: MSKYDVYGIGNAIVDIVTEVEHDFFERNNIEKGVMTLVDERRQLELLKAIDMKKSRMSGGGSASNTIVAVNQFGGKTFLSCLVAKDELGKFFLEDLKRNGVDTNLTHDKCPEGHSGKCLVMTSPDAQRTMNTFLGVSSFLAPEHLDEVAIKNSTYLYLEGYLVASPRGFEAMKEAKKMAERSRVLTSLTFSDPSMVKYFAKQMEEIVGASVDLLFCNEEEALIFTGTNTLEDAREKLKLSAKRFAITLGANGALIFDGDTFIEIEPYKVRAIDTNGAGDMFSGAFLYGITHGHSYAEAGKMASLASSRVVSQFGPRLQPDQVKKVLADLVA